A single Defluviitalea saccharophila DNA region contains:
- a CDS encoding DUF6472 family protein yields the protein MKGATNCEYCINYIYDEDWNCYQCDINLDEDEMRKFLTDSFYDCPYFQFNDEYKIVRKQI from the coding sequence ATGAAAGGTGCAACCAATTGTGAGTATTGTATAAACTATATCTATGATGAAGATTGGAACTGCTATCAATGCGATATTAATTTGGATGAAGATGAAATGAGAAAGTTTCTGACCGACTCTTTTTATGATTGTCCATACTTCCAGTTCAATGATGAGTATAAGATTGTAAGAAAGCAGATTTAG
- a CDS encoding linear amide C-N hydrolase has translation MKGNLKLVILLLCMFLAVLYSYSVRPDDFSTIETLKFPTGEGATDIEKTLSSLTKVQGAENMYMMTYYGDYQEQLEKDSKLLIDLKTGRVKPKCSLISLTADKNNPMFGRNFDFANSGIIITRYQPPNKYESIAFTPSTTIFLPKDFDPERLSMEVKQNALHTAFLSTCGMNEKGLVVALASTASVPTKEEKGLKFVYKTLWLRELLDNAKDVEEAVEITKTLRAFDELNDIQHHMLVADAKGNSVAIEFAKGDWRFFYEENPWQVVTNSALYNRTHEEKEKMCWRYKKASKILEELGGRGDWQDTMRTLKAVTQGQPIDNSSTGTLFSFAADISNRTIYLCTHSEYDKVYKFGFE, from the coding sequence ATGAAGGGTAATCTTAAACTAGTAATCTTATTGTTGTGCATGTTTTTAGCTGTTCTTTATTCCTACAGTGTCAGACCGGATGATTTTTCAACCATAGAAACACTCAAGTTTCCAACCGGGGAGGGCGCAACAGATATTGAAAAGACATTGTCCAGTCTTACCAAAGTTCAGGGGGCTGAAAATATGTACATGATGACTTATTATGGTGACTATCAGGAACAGCTGGAAAAGGACAGTAAACTTTTGATTGATTTAAAAACTGGAAGAGTTAAACCGAAATGCAGTTTGATCTCGCTCACAGCAGATAAAAACAATCCTATGTTCGGTAGAAATTTTGATTTTGCCAATAGTGGAATTATAATCACCCGTTACCAGCCGCCGAATAAATATGAGTCAATAGCATTTACGCCTTCCACAACAATCTTCCTTCCAAAAGATTTTGATCCTGAAAGGCTCTCCATGGAAGTGAAACAAAATGCATTACACACAGCGTTTCTTTCTACCTGTGGAATGAATGAAAAGGGGCTTGTTGTAGCCTTAGCATCCACTGCCTCCGTTCCCACAAAGGAAGAAAAGGGCTTAAAATTCGTTTATAAGACTTTGTGGCTAAGAGAGTTGTTAGATAATGCCAAAGATGTTGAAGAAGCTGTGGAAATTACAAAAACTCTCAGGGCGTTTGATGAGTTGAATGATATTCAGCATCATATGCTTGTAGCAGACGCAAAGGGAAATTCCGTTGCCATTGAGTTTGCAAAAGGAGACTGGCGTTTTTTCTATGAAGAAAACCCGTGGCAAGTGGTGACGAACTCAGCTCTTTATAATAGAACCCATGAAGAAAAAGAAAAAATGTGCTGGAGATATAAAAAAGCTTCTAAAATACTTGAAGAGCTTGGCGGAAGGGGAGACTGGCAGGATACCATGAGGACCTTAAAAGCAGTAACTCAAGGACAGCCCATCGATAACAGTTCTACAGGTACATTATTTTCCTTTGCAGCGGATATATCCAATAGGACGATATATCTTTGTACTCATAGTGAGTATGACAAGGTTTATAAATTCGGTTTTGAATAA
- a CDS encoding ROK family protein — MLKANRAQMKEINKNLLRQTLKEYRKATKPELAALTHLSVVTVNSLISEMVASGEVIEGDEVPSNGGRPSRQYVYNGNYRKALIIYGYEHHNKDLFHMLIINAFGECIERKTDYFSNVGINSFDIWIENAFKVHENICAIVFGLPGAEENGVIYVNDYSGIIGDKFLSYYQSKYGVPVLYENDINATVYGFYTKQNSHTVQTVVGLYYPRIYGPGAGVVIKEEIYKGCKNFAGEVNWLPLKPSWNEVNYDNPEEVVLMLSQIIVVYSCVLAPERIVFYGDFLTEEILERLLLRVQELLKGHFLPHIQFEKSIEKDFETGMIQIAYKELQKREGIIEWY, encoded by the coding sequence TTGTTAAAAGCGAACCGTGCTCAGATGAAAGAAATCAATAAGAACCTTTTAAGGCAAACTTTAAAAGAATACAGAAAAGCTACCAAACCGGAATTGGCCGCATTAACTCATTTAAGTGTGGTTACCGTTAATTCTCTAATCAGTGAAATGGTTGCTTCAGGAGAAGTAATAGAAGGAGATGAAGTACCTTCCAATGGAGGCAGGCCGTCAAGGCAGTATGTCTATAACGGTAATTATAGAAAAGCTCTAATTATTTATGGCTATGAACATCATAACAAAGATTTATTTCACATGTTGATTATTAATGCATTTGGGGAATGTATTGAACGTAAAACAGACTATTTTTCCAATGTAGGTATAAATAGTTTTGACATCTGGATAGAAAATGCTTTTAAAGTCCATGAAAATATTTGTGCCATCGTATTTGGGCTTCCCGGAGCAGAAGAGAATGGCGTGATTTATGTCAATGATTACTCCGGAATTATTGGAGATAAGTTCTTGTCTTATTATCAATCCAAATATGGAGTGCCTGTGCTCTATGAGAATGACATCAATGCTACCGTCTATGGCTTTTATACAAAGCAGAACAGCCATACAGTACAAACTGTGGTTGGGCTCTATTACCCACGTATTTATGGACCAGGGGCTGGTGTGGTTATAAAGGAGGAGATCTATAAGGGATGTAAGAATTTTGCCGGAGAAGTTAATTGGCTCCCTCTAAAGCCTTCATGGAATGAAGTGAATTATGATAACCCTGAAGAAGTCGTACTTATGCTTAGCCAAATCATAGTTGTATACAGTTGTGTACTGGCCCCGGAACGCATTGTATTTTATGGAGACTTTTTAACAGAGGAGATTTTGGAAAGACTATTGCTGCGTGTTCAAGAGCTTCTTAAAGGACATTTCCTGCCCCATATTCAATTTGAAAAGAGTATCGAAAAAGATTTTGAGACAGGGATGATTCAAATCGCATATAAGGAATTACAAAAAAGAGAGGGGATTATTGAATGGTATTAA
- a CDS encoding MFS transporter has translation MVLTVLLIIIYMAFISLGLPDSLLGSAWPTMYPNMGVPISYAGIVSMIITGGTIVSSLLSDRVIRKFGTGLVTVTSVLMTALALLGFSISNTFYQLCLFAIPLGLGAGSIDAALNNFVALHYKAKHMSWLHCFWGVGAMTGPIIMSYFLERGIIFQMGYRTVAMIQIVLTIVLLVTLPLWKKISSTHNEELHAKESNPKELSQKVISKKELLQLPGAKQALLAFFCYCAIEATLGLWGSSFVNIVHGVPAETAAKWASLFYFGITFGRFLSGFVTLKLNNRQMIYLGEALLAVGIIMIMLPLGQFTAVIGLVMGGVGCAPIFPSMLHETPVNFGEEYSQSIMGVQMACAYVGSTFMPPLFGVLASHISYSIMPFYAGGILLIMVAAIKMLNKRVDKKRLTEKVILS, from the coding sequence ATGGTATTAACAGTTTTATTAATCATTATTTATATGGCATTTATAAGTCTTGGATTACCGGATTCACTTTTAGGTTCGGCATGGCCGACGATGTATCCTAATATGGGAGTGCCCATTTCTTATGCAGGGATTGTTTCGATGATTATAACCGGAGGAACGATTGTATCAAGTTTGTTAAGTGACAGGGTTATTAGAAAATTTGGAACCGGATTAGTTACCGTTACCAGCGTACTTATGACGGCACTGGCATTATTGGGATTTTCAATAAGCAATACGTTTTATCAGCTCTGTTTGTTTGCAATACCATTAGGACTTGGAGCAGGTTCTATCGATGCAGCACTTAATAATTTTGTAGCGCTTCATTATAAAGCAAAGCATATGAGCTGGCTACATTGTTTTTGGGGAGTCGGCGCTATGACTGGTCCAATCATCATGTCCTATTTCCTGGAACGAGGGATTATTTTTCAGATGGGCTATCGTACTGTCGCAATGATTCAGATTGTTTTAACAATCGTGTTGCTTGTAACTTTACCCTTATGGAAAAAGATTTCCTCAACCCATAATGAAGAACTCCATGCCAAAGAATCTAACCCAAAGGAGCTAAGTCAAAAGGTCATAAGCAAGAAAGAGCTTTTACAGCTGCCGGGGGCAAAACAAGCCTTATTAGCATTTTTCTGCTACTGCGCCATAGAAGCAACCCTGGGGTTATGGGGCAGCAGTTTTGTAAACATTGTTCATGGAGTACCTGCAGAAACAGCAGCAAAATGGGCTTCACTTTTCTATTTTGGTATTACTTTTGGCAGGTTTTTATCAGGCTTTGTTACCTTAAAACTGAATAATCGCCAGATGATTTATTTGGGAGAGGCCTTGCTTGCCGTAGGCATTATTATGATTATGCTGCCGTTAGGGCAGTTTACTGCAGTCATTGGTTTGGTTATGGGGGGAGTCGGGTGTGCACCTATTTTTCCTAGTATGCTGCATGAAACCCCTGTAAACTTCGGAGAAGAATATTCTCAGTCCATTATGGGTGTACAAATGGCATGTGCTTATGTAGGCAGTACGTTTATGCCGCCTCTCTTTGGTGTTTTAGCATCACACATAAGTTATTCTATTATGCCTTTCTATGCCGGAGGTATATTATTGATTATGGTTGCAGCAATAAAAATGTTAAATAAACGTGTAGATAAGAAAAGACTTACAGAAAAGGTGATCCTATCATGA
- a CDS encoding MBL fold metallo-hydrolase has protein sequence MKIQSITSNSVVYTYDSLKEYLTNVFVIETSSKVFVVDTFCGSKSMEPILNRINTHYKSKEIIVINTHFHWDHVWGNVSFKGHDIISHELCRKLLEEQWETQLESNQQFIEGSAEKCLPNLTFKDKLIFHEEGIELFYSPGHTIDSISIFDHNEKVLYVGDNLEKPIIYVESEDIKTYIHTLKNYLSYKPKKIFAGHTLDLQEEDIYHAIDYLQGLSEGKKFSFQSDYERKIHRQNMETLNMLL, from the coding sequence ATGAAGATTCAATCCATTACTTCTAATTCTGTTGTATATACTTATGATAGTCTGAAAGAGTATCTTACAAATGTTTTTGTGATTGAAACATCTTCAAAAGTCTTTGTTGTCGATACCTTTTGCGGTTCAAAGTCCATGGAACCCATACTTAACAGAATAAATACACATTATAAAAGTAAAGAAATTATAGTGATTAACACCCATTTCCATTGGGATCATGTATGGGGCAATGTTAGTTTTAAAGGTCACGACATTATAAGCCACGAACTCTGCAGAAAGCTCCTGGAGGAACAATGGGAAACCCAGCTGGAAAGCAATCAGCAATTTATTGAAGGCAGCGCAGAAAAATGCCTTCCTAATCTGACCTTCAAAGATAAGTTGATCTTTCATGAAGAAGGCATTGAGCTATTTTATAGTCCCGGTCACACCATAGACAGCATATCTATTTTTGATCATAATGAAAAAGTACTGTATGTGGGGGATAACTTAGAAAAACCTATTATTTATGTGGAGAGTGAAGATATTAAGACATATATTCATACATTAAAAAATTATCTTAGCTATAAACCTAAGAAAATTTTCGCAGGGCATACCTTGGATTTACAAGAAGAGGATATCTATCACGCGATTGATTATCTACAGGGCCTATCTGAAGGAAAGAAATTTAGCTTTCAATCTGATTATGAAAGAAAAATTCATCGTCAGAATATGGAGACATTAAATATGCTATTATAA
- a CDS encoding nucleotidyltransferase substrate binding protein: MNMDIRWKQRFSNYKKAAQQLTEFIEKGELNKFEVQGLIQCFEYTFELAWKTMKDYLEEEGFEVKSPRSTIQTAFQIQLVNDGHAWIDALNKRNLMAHTYDEEVAKEAEQLIKEKYYPIIKELLHTLEEEL; encoded by the coding sequence ATGAATATGGATATACGTTGGAAGCAAAGATTTTCTAACTATAAAAAAGCAGCACAGCAACTCACTGAATTTATAGAAAAAGGAGAACTTAATAAATTTGAAGTTCAAGGATTAATTCAATGTTTTGAATATACTTTTGAACTCGCGTGGAAGACTATGAAAGACTATTTAGAAGAAGAGGGATTTGAAGTTAAAAGTCCCAGAAGTACTATACAAACCGCTTTTCAAATTCAACTAGTTAACGACGGACATGCCTGGATTGATGCTTTAAACAAAAGAAATCTTATGGCTCATACTTATGATGAAGAAGTTGCAAAGGAAGCAGAGCAACTTATAAAAGAAAAATATTATCCGATCATAAAAGAGCTCCTGCATACATTGGAGGAAGAGCTATGA
- a CDS encoding nucleotidyltransferase domain-containing protein, producing the protein MSFGLKESDLEYIINVLGVFTEIEKAVIFGSRAKGNYKPGSDIDIAIFGDKITFDTLSKLHAMLEDEGPLPYFFDIVDYTHSEHKELKNHIERVGQIIYQRR; encoded by the coding sequence ATGAGTTTTGGCCTAAAAGAATCCGATTTAGAATATATTATTAATGTTCTCGGTGTTTTCACAGAAATAGAGAAAGCTGTAATTTTTGGGTCTCGAGCAAAGGGAAATTATAAGCCTGGTTCTGACATAGATATCGCAATTTTTGGAGATAAAATAACCTTTGATACTCTATCAAAACTCCATGCAATGTTAGAAGATGAAGGTCCATTGCCTTATTTTTTTGATATTGTGGATTATACTCATTCAGAACATAAAGAACTGAAGAATCATATTGAGAGGGTAGGACAAATAATTTACCAAAGAAGGTAA
- a CDS encoding KTSC domain-containing protein, producing MERTDVNSEKIKSIGYDASTQLLEVELTSGHIYQVTNVPDIVYQGLLYSTSKDDYFSSMFGIDDYLLW from the coding sequence TTGGAAAGAACAGATGTTAATTCAGAGAAAATCAAGAGTATAGGCTATGATGCATCAACTCAACTTCTGGAAGTAGAACTGACCTCAGGACATATTTATCAGGTTACAAACGTCCCCGATATTGTCTATCAAGGTTTATTATATTCAACCTCAAAAGATGACTATTTTTCCTCAATGTTTGGAATTGATGATTACCTTCTTTGGTAA
- the mef(A) gene encoding macrolide efflux MFS transporter Mef(A) has product MKETTNWKYKFFTIWFGQAVSLITSAILQMAIVFYLTEKTGSAMVLSIATLIGFLPYAVFGPAIGVLVDRYDRKKIMIGADLVIAIAAAALAIVAKYMEPPIWMVMVVLFIRSIGTAFHSPALSAVTPLLVPEEQLTKCAGYSQSMQSISYIVSPAIAAFLYSIWDLNWIIAIDVLGAVIACITVAFVYIPKLNPELQERKYFMEELKDGFNVLRQNKGLYALLLVGTLYMFVYMPINALYALMSMSYFGGTPYHVSITEIAYASGMLAGGMLLGVIGGLKKRIPLITASILLMGVSLTISGFLPTNGFIVFAVCCGLMGFSVPFYSGVQMALYQEKIQPEYLGRVFSLTGSIVSLAMPLGLILSGLFADRIGVNHWSFISGVIIIGIGIICPMIPSIRKLDL; this is encoded by the coding sequence ATGAAAGAAACTACAAATTGGAAATATAAATTTTTTACAATATGGTTTGGTCAAGCAGTATCTCTGATTACCAGTGCTATTTTGCAAATGGCGATTGTTTTTTATCTTACAGAAAAAACAGGATCGGCTATGGTATTATCCATTGCTACATTGATAGGGTTTTTGCCCTATGCCGTTTTTGGTCCTGCCATTGGTGTATTGGTTGACCGATATGATAGAAAGAAGATCATGATTGGGGCAGATTTAGTTATTGCAATAGCTGCTGCAGCTTTAGCAATCGTTGCTAAATACATGGAACCGCCAATTTGGATGGTTATGGTGGTACTATTTATCCGTAGTATTGGTACGGCATTCCATTCTCCGGCACTGAGTGCGGTAACGCCTCTTTTGGTTCCGGAAGAGCAATTGACTAAATGTGCAGGGTATAGTCAATCCATGCAATCGATCAGTTATATTGTCAGTCCGGCAATTGCAGCTTTTCTATATTCCATTTGGGATTTGAATTGGATTATAGCGATAGATGTTTTGGGAGCAGTTATCGCCTGCATAACAGTAGCCTTTGTTTATATTCCGAAATTGAATCCAGAACTGCAAGAAAGAAAATATTTTATGGAAGAATTAAAAGATGGCTTTAATGTTCTAAGACAAAATAAGGGGTTATATGCTTTACTTTTAGTCGGTACTTTATACATGTTTGTATACATGCCTATAAATGCTTTGTACGCTCTTATGAGCATGAGTTATTTTGGGGGAACTCCTTATCATGTTTCGATTACGGAGATAGCTTATGCTTCCGGTATGTTGGCAGGGGGAATGCTGCTGGGAGTTATCGGAGGTTTAAAAAAGCGAATTCCTCTAATCACTGCATCTATATTATTAATGGGTGTCAGCTTGACGATTTCCGGGTTCCTTCCTACCAATGGATTTATCGTATTTGCAGTTTGCTGTGGACTCATGGGATTTTCCGTTCCTTTTTACAGTGGAGTTCAGATGGCTCTTTATCAGGAAAAAATACAACCTGAATATTTAGGGCGAGTATTTTCTCTTACTGGAAGCATTGTATCCCTTGCTATGCCTTTGGGATTAATTCTGTCAGGATTATTCGCAGACAGAATTGGAGTCAATCATTGGTCTTTCATATCTGGTGTTATCATTATTGGCATTGGAATAATCTGTCCGATGATTCCGTCTATAAGAAAACTGGATTTATAA
- a CDS encoding metallophosphoesterase yields the protein MKLKDKRFKKIFSIAAAAALLALFSIWQNNGIVITHYQYTNHKIPEGFDNFTIVQVSDLHNKDFHGRLSEKIKAINPDMIVITGDLIDRRNTNIDVAVQFIEEIIQTAPIYYVSGNHEQLSEIFGELKEELNQRNVNIIDNTFEVLNRNGDRIGLMGIADPAIHQTERSYLWYDSSAYVRSSIEALYKSIDTEFNILLSHRPELFDVYEEMKVDLVFSGHAHGGQVRIPLVGGLVAPNQGFFPKYTEGMYTNGTTSMIVSRGLGNSIIPLRILNRPELVVVTLNR from the coding sequence ATGAAACTAAAAGACAAAAGATTTAAGAAGATCTTTTCAATTGCAGCAGCTGCTGCATTATTAGCCCTTTTTTCTATATGGCAGAATAATGGAATCGTTATAACCCATTATCAATATACCAATCATAAAATCCCCGAGGGTTTTGATAACTTTACGATTGTTCAGGTTTCTGATTTACACAATAAAGATTTCCATGGAAGATTATCAGAAAAAATTAAAGCAATAAACCCTGATATGATTGTAATTACGGGAGATTTAATTGACAGGAGAAATACGAATATTGATGTTGCAGTACAATTCATAGAAGAGATCATACAAACAGCACCAATCTACTATGTTTCAGGAAATCATGAGCAGTTATCCGAAATATTTGGGGAGCTAAAAGAGGAATTAAATCAACGAAATGTAAACATCATTGACAACACATTTGAAGTGTTAAATAGAAATGGAGACAGGATTGGATTAATGGGCATAGCCGATCCGGCAATTCATCAAACGGAGCGTTCTTATCTTTGGTATGACAGCAGTGCATATGTAAGAAGTAGTATTGAAGCTTTATATAAAAGTATAGATACAGAATTTAACATTCTTCTTTCCCACAGACCGGAATTATTTGATGTGTATGAAGAAATGAAAGTGGACTTGGTTTTCAGTGGACATGCCCATGGGGGACAAGTAAGAATTCCTTTAGTTGGAGGATTGGTTGCACCAAACCAAGGTTTTTTTCCAAAATATACGGAGGGGATGTATACCAATGGAACGACATCCATGATTGTAAGCAGGGGATTAGGAAACAGTATTATTCCCCTCCGAATTTTGAACCGACCGGAATTAGTAGTCGTTACTTTAAACAGATAA
- a CDS encoding cupin domain-containing protein yields the protein MYHGYQPYPYHNYMNTQMYPNNMQNNYSYPNFNQQPMYHPNFPNPYAPFYSPYNYPMNPPHLIDLKDHGPKPFVVDIEEASKQNTAFRTALWTGKHLQVTLMSIGVGEDIGLEVHPNLDQFIRIESGQGIVRMGDRKDRLDFEARVSDDYAIIIPAGKWHNLINTGRTPIKLYSIYAPPQHPHGTVHRTKADAEAAEAHHAY from the coding sequence ATGTATCATGGATATCAGCCGTATCCATATCATAACTACATGAACACACAGATGTATCCCAATAATATGCAGAACAATTATTCTTATCCTAACTTCAATCAACAGCCTATGTATCACCCAAACTTTCCGAACCCCTATGCTCCTTTTTATTCTCCATATAATTATCCGATGAACCCACCACATTTGATTGACTTAAAAGATCACGGTCCAAAACCTTTTGTAGTGGATATTGAGGAAGCGTCAAAACAAAATACTGCCTTTCGCACTGCTCTCTGGACAGGAAAACACTTACAGGTTACCTTAATGAGCATTGGTGTTGGAGAAGATATTGGATTAGAAGTCCACCCCAATCTTGATCAATTTATCCGTATTGAATCGGGTCAAGGAATTGTTAGAATGGGAGATCGGAAAGACAGATTGGATTTTGAAGCAAGAGTATCCGATGATTATGCAATCATCATACCTGCCGGAAAATGGCATAATCTAATCAATACCGGTCGTACACCAATAAAATTGTATTCCATCTATGCACCCCCACAACATCCCCATGGTACGGTGCATAGAACAAAAGCCGATGCAGAAGCTGCCGAGGCACATCATGCCTACTAA